The following proteins come from a genomic window of Proteiniphilum propionicum:
- a CDS encoding efflux RND transporter periplasmic adaptor subunit: protein MKRVLRIAGLALLGLLVISTFVFLWQKSRPRTVTYKIETAAKGDIEKRTVATGKVEPRNEILIKPQMSGIISEVYKEAGDIVQAGDIIAKIQVVPDMVNLSSAESRVERAQLAANQSRSNYERDKKLYENEVISKEEFDKVELQYKNDQEELRAANDNLSLVRTGITKSSAKTSNTLVRSTVSGTILDIPIKVGNSVIQSNNFNDGTTVASVANLSDMLFVGKIDETEVGKLSVGMPMEITIGAIQDRKVPASLEYVSPKGVEESGAILFEMKAAMELPADVFIRAGYSANADIILDKRAAVVTIPESSVEFSGDSAFVYMVKNEKPQEFERRHVKIGLSDGINIEVTEGLKESDKIRGTEIIEEKKS, encoded by the coding sequence ATGAAACGAGTATTAAGAATTGCAGGATTGGCTCTGTTGGGGCTTTTGGTAATATCCACCTTCGTATTTCTGTGGCAGAAATCACGCCCCAGAACAGTTACCTACAAAATTGAGACAGCGGCAAAGGGAGATATAGAAAAAAGAACCGTAGCCACGGGAAAGGTTGAGCCACGCAACGAGATCCTTATAAAGCCACAGATGTCTGGCATCATTTCCGAAGTTTACAAGGAGGCCGGTGATATTGTGCAGGCCGGTGATATTATTGCCAAGATTCAGGTAGTACCCGATATGGTAAATCTCAGTAGTGCCGAATCGCGTGTAGAGAGGGCGCAACTAGCTGCCAATCAAAGCCGGAGCAATTATGAAAGAGACAAGAAGCTATATGAGAACGAAGTGATCTCTAAAGAGGAGTTCGATAAGGTGGAGTTACAGTACAAAAACGATCAGGAAGAGTTGCGCGCGGCCAATGACAATCTGAGCCTTGTTAGAACGGGAATTACCAAGAGTTCAGCAAAAACCAGCAACACTTTGGTGCGCTCCACCGTAAGTGGTACTATCCTCGATATTCCTATCAAGGTTGGTAACTCGGTAATCCAGTCCAACAACTTCAACGACGGCACAACGGTGGCATCAGTGGCAAACCTTAGCGACATGCTCTTTGTGGGGAAGATTGACGAAACGGAAGTGGGAAAACTATCGGTGGGAATGCCCATGGAAATCACTATCGGAGCTATCCAGGACAGGAAAGTGCCTGCCAGTTTGGAGTATGTATCGCCAAAAGGTGTTGAAGAAAGCGGTGCTATTCTGTTCGAGATGAAAGCTGCTATGGAACTACCTGCCGATGTATTTATCCGTGCCGGTTACAGTGCCAATGCCGATATCATTCTCGATAAACGAGCTGCAGTGGTGACTATTCCGGAAAGTTCAGTAGAGTTCAGTGGAGATTCTGCATTTGTTTACATGGTTAAAAACGAAAAACCGCAGGAGTTTGAAAGACGACATGTAAAAATCGGCCTCTCCGACGGTATCAATATTGAGGTGACTGAAGGATTGAAAGAGAGTGACAAAATTCGCGGAACGGAAATTATAGAAGAAAAGAAATCATAA
- a CDS encoding head GIN domain-containing protein, translating to MRTTLTFTLILLLCTISSTSCAQQRKATDQFEVTGFTAIKSSVVANIMIMQSDKTSVTAEGSEELLNILEVRMDDGKLILEMEKSFWKQFNKKADKLLISISTPTLTKIDFDGVGNINIKGSFSSPGLIVNSKGVGNFTARELDGGHVHISSEGVGNISIAGTADSVEIRSEGVGNIDAGELKSRRATVYSQGVGNVSCFASEFLKARSGGIGNITYYGKPSETDLSKDGIGKIRAGN from the coding sequence ATGCGAACAACACTTACATTTACACTAATATTATTGCTTTGCACAATCAGCAGCACTTCTTGTGCCCAACAACGCAAAGCAACGGATCAATTCGAGGTAACCGGTTTCACGGCTATCAAATCGTCGGTGGTCGCCAATATTATGATCATGCAATCCGATAAAACAAGCGTTACCGCCGAAGGAAGTGAAGAGCTGCTTAATATTCTTGAAGTGAGAATGGACGATGGCAAACTCATTCTGGAGATGGAAAAGAGTTTTTGGAAACAGTTTAATAAAAAAGCTGACAAGCTGCTGATCTCCATCTCCACCCCTACCCTTACAAAAATCGACTTTGATGGAGTAGGAAACATCAATATTAAGGGATCCTTCTCTTCCCCTGGACTAATTGTCAACTCTAAGGGGGTAGGTAACTTTACTGCCAGGGAGCTTGATGGAGGACATGTTCATATCTCTTCCGAAGGAGTTGGTAACATCTCTATCGCTGGCACAGCAGACAGTGTGGAGATAAGGTCTGAAGGTGTGGGCAACATAGATGCTGGAGAGCTGAAATCCCGAAGGGCTACCGTTTATTCACAGGGAGTGGGGAATGTAAGTTGTTTTGCATCGGAGTTTCTCAAAGCACGTTCTGGTGGCATTGGCAACATAACCTACTACGGAAAGCCAAGCGAAACAGACCTCTCCAAAGACGGCATAGGAAAAATCAGGGCGGGAAATTAA
- a CDS encoding TolC family protein: MNIKTILIIIVIAGSLFPVTAQQQFTLLECIDIALENNRNIKQQELNKQQREIAYSQARTDLLPNLNASAGQNFVFGRSIGLDNVYQNTNSSQTSLGIGADITLFDGLRMKHNIDARKADMHASEADLEKMRDDIIMSVSTAFLQALLNRELLQIAESQLGITKAGLSQRSELVRSGKMAQGELYELEAQQAKEELNRVQAESNLKLALLDLAQIMELEEFNNFDITAPSAEDLINETALLSSEAVYESALMNRPEIRSMLYRLESSRKELLMAKAQYYPTLSFGANMGTGYYNMSGRDNDSFSSQLRNNISNSLGFNLRIPIFNRFQIRNSVHNAELIIANTRLEMDKTKLELRKKIEQAYYNAIGARSRWNAAQKSVIASREAYRFAEQKHESGRANSYELFLAKNNLTQVLGEEAQAKYEYAFRLKILELLKD, translated from the coding sequence ATGAATATTAAAACAATACTTATCATTATAGTGATAGCAGGATCGTTGTTCCCGGTTACCGCACAGCAACAATTTACGCTGTTAGAATGTATAGATATTGCTCTGGAAAACAACCGCAATATAAAACAGCAGGAGCTGAACAAACAACAGAGGGAGATAGCCTACAGCCAGGCACGCACCGACCTGCTTCCAAACCTGAATGCATCAGCCGGACAAAACTTTGTGTTCGGACGCTCTATCGGACTTGACAACGTTTATCAAAATACCAACTCATCACAGACAAGTTTAGGTATCGGAGCGGACATCACCCTTTTTGACGGACTGCGCATGAAACATAATATCGATGCAAGAAAAGCCGATATGCATGCATCGGAAGCCGATCTGGAAAAGATGCGCGATGATATTATCATGAGTGTTTCAACGGCATTTTTACAGGCATTACTCAACAGGGAGTTATTACAGATAGCCGAGAGCCAGCTTGGTATTACCAAAGCCGGACTGTCACAACGCTCCGAACTGGTTAGAAGCGGCAAAATGGCACAGGGTGAACTGTATGAACTGGAGGCACAACAGGCTAAGGAGGAATTAAACAGGGTGCAGGCAGAAAGTAATCTCAAGCTGGCTCTGCTTGACCTGGCACAAATCATGGAGCTGGAGGAGTTCAATAATTTCGATATCACGGCACCATCAGCCGAGGACCTGATTAACGAAACCGCACTCCTTTCCTCAGAAGCAGTCTACGAGAGCGCACTGATGAACCGTCCCGAAATTCGCAGTATGCTCTACCGGCTTGAAAGTAGCCGTAAAGAGCTGCTGATGGCAAAAGCTCAATATTACCCCACACTTTCGTTCGGAGCCAATATGGGTACAGGATATTACAATATGAGCGGAAGAGATAACGACTCTTTCAGTTCGCAATTGCGTAATAACATAAGCAATTCGCTCGGTTTCAACCTTCGTATTCCAATATTCAACAGATTTCAGATCAGAAACAGTGTTCATAATGCCGAACTGATCATTGCCAACACACGGCTGGAGATGGATAAAACGAAACTGGAACTGCGAAAAAAGATTGAACAGGCCTATTATAATGCAATAGGAGCAAGAAGCCGGTGGAACGCTGCTCAAAAATCGGTCATAGCCAGCCGCGAAGCATACCGTTTTGCGGAACAAAAACATGAGAGTGGCAGGGCTAACTCATATGAGCTCTTCCTTGCCAAGAACAATCTCACTCAGGTTCTGGGAGAAGAAGCGCAAGCCAAATATGAATATGCTTTCCGGTTGAAAATCCTGGAGTTGTTGAAAGATTGA